Proteins from a single region of Starkeya sp. ORNL1:
- a CDS encoding glycosyltransferase family 4 protein: protein MSPDPRTRVPGHAAPVRRFQLPTLRGIAMPSAADMHCESSEGRPEPVAVLIGQLSQGGSERQLFMFLTHCDRTRWAPVVYVSGELGFWEEHIRALGIPVRLLTGGRFAKMRQLRAACAAQGTRYFFSWSSYTNPFGLALLGMGVWRIGSFRNALFADLPARLRPAWAWASLSAISLAVCNSKETYDEIALRKAARPKPVYIPNGVEAPATNQIAVWRAAWRARLGIGDDVVLVVGVGRLVKQKRFDRFIEVIERARKEFPVEAVVAGKDFGCLRDLERQVAQSNLNEVVRFIGAIPDARELISAADILLLSSDHEGMPNVVLEAMSAGVPTVVTRVNAVADLIEHGETGFIADHDADDLARHVVRLATHCGLRRHVGERARSAVMLRYGSRAIAHQLWALCGARDTGA from the coding sequence ATGAGTCCCGACCCGAGGACCCGAGTTCCGGGCCACGCCGCGCCGGTGCGACGCTTCCAGCTGCCGACATTGCGGGGCATAGCAATGCCGAGCGCGGCGGATATGCATTGCGAAAGCTCCGAGGGCCGGCCCGAGCCGGTCGCAGTGCTGATCGGCCAGCTGTCGCAAGGCGGCAGCGAACGCCAGCTCTTCATGTTTCTGACCCATTGCGATCGCACGCGCTGGGCTCCGGTTGTCTACGTGTCGGGCGAGCTCGGGTTCTGGGAAGAGCATATCCGCGCCCTCGGCATCCCGGTACGGCTCCTCACGGGTGGCCGGTTCGCGAAGATGCGCCAGCTTCGTGCGGCCTGTGCAGCTCAGGGCACGAGGTACTTCTTCTCGTGGTCGTCCTACACGAACCCGTTCGGCCTGGCCCTTCTGGGCATGGGCGTTTGGCGCATCGGCTCCTTCCGGAACGCTCTGTTCGCCGATCTGCCCGCTCGCCTCAGGCCAGCTTGGGCCTGGGCGAGCCTTTCGGCGATATCCCTCGCCGTTTGCAACTCCAAGGAAACCTACGACGAGATCGCGCTGAGAAAAGCCGCGCGTCCCAAGCCGGTTTACATTCCCAACGGCGTCGAGGCACCAGCGACCAATCAGATCGCCGTCTGGCGCGCGGCGTGGCGCGCGCGGCTCGGCATTGGAGATGACGTGGTCCTCGTGGTGGGCGTTGGCCGCCTCGTGAAGCAGAAGCGGTTCGATCGATTCATCGAGGTTATCGAGAGGGCGCGCAAGGAATTCCCCGTGGAGGCTGTTGTCGCTGGCAAAGATTTTGGCTGCCTTCGGGACCTTGAGCGCCAAGTCGCTCAGTCGAACTTGAATGAGGTGGTTCGATTCATCGGAGCGATCCCCGACGCCCGGGAACTGATTTCTGCCGCGGACATCCTCTTGCTGTCATCCGACCACGAAGGCATGCCCAATGTTGTGCTGGAGGCCATGTCGGCGGGCGTGCCGACCGTCGTCACCCGGGTTAACGCTGTGGCCGATCTGATCGAGCACGGAGAAACTGGCTTCATTGCAGATCACGACGCAGACGATCTCGCGCGGCATGTGGTTCGTCTGGCCACGCACTGCGGGCTTCGTCGCCACGTCGGCGAACGCGCACGTTCCGCCGTCATGCTCCGGTACGGTTCCCGCGCCATCGCCCATCAGCTTTGGGCGTTGTGCGGCGCTAGAGACACTGGGGCTTAA
- a CDS encoding aminotransferase class IV — translation MNGRQRPWDEAVLHVGCEAVTRGLTVFEGLKGYRQPDASLGIVLVRQHYERLARSARLLHIPFETCFEEYEAAACGLVETLLQPDKEMWLRTTLCVTDGYWGEDTKADLIITGYQTEATAPEAIHLGVSTWRRSADASMPARIKTGANYQVGRLARIEGRRCGCTDMVLLNQWGRVAETTGSCIVMVRNGTVYTPPPSEGALESITVDVIESLARSLGIDFVRRPIDRTELLVADELALCGTLAEMVPVATIEGQALRSPPTLLRTIQARYFAAVRGREPHPSVQLTLSPSTSGANHADRPLHEQLGRLAGREMASQAAE, via the coding sequence ATGAACGGCCGCCAGCGGCCTTGGGACGAAGCCGTCCTTCACGTCGGCTGCGAAGCCGTCACGCGCGGCTTGACGGTGTTCGAGGGCCTCAAAGGATATCGCCAGCCCGATGCTTCCCTAGGCATCGTCCTCGTGCGACAGCACTATGAGCGGCTGGCGCGATCTGCCCGCCTGCTTCACATTCCGTTCGAGACATGCTTCGAGGAATACGAGGCTGCGGCCTGCGGTCTCGTCGAGACGTTGCTGCAGCCGGATAAAGAGATGTGGCTTCGCACTACCTTGTGCGTGACCGATGGATATTGGGGCGAGGATACCAAAGCCGATTTGATCATAACCGGGTATCAGACGGAGGCGACCGCGCCTGAGGCGATCCATCTCGGGGTCAGCACGTGGCGGCGTAGCGCGGATGCTTCCATGCCGGCACGGATCAAGACAGGTGCTAATTATCAGGTGGGCCGCCTCGCCCGCATCGAGGGTCGGCGCTGCGGCTGCACGGACATGGTGTTGCTGAACCAGTGGGGAAGAGTCGCGGAAACGACGGGCTCATGCATCGTCATGGTGCGGAACGGCACAGTGTATACGCCCCCGCCCAGCGAGGGCGCGCTCGAAAGCATTACCGTCGACGTCATCGAGTCGCTTGCGCGCTCGCTCGGAATCGATTTCGTGCGTCGGCCGATCGACCGCACCGAGTTGCTCGTTGCCGACGAGTTAGCGCTGTGCGGCACACTCGCCGAGATGGTGCCTGTCGCCACCATTGAGGGGCAGGCGCTGCGCTCCCCACCCACGCTGCTGCGGACCATCCAAGCTCGCTACTTTGCGGCCGTGCGAGGGCGTGAACCGCATCCCTCCGTGCAACTCACGCTCTCTCCCTCAACGTCGGGTGCGAACCATGCGGATCGTCCTCTTCATGAACAACTGGGGCGGCTGGCAGGTCGCGAAATGGCTTCGCAAGCAGCAGAATGA
- a CDS encoding right-handed parallel beta-helix repeat-containing protein: MKRRYVLSRRSLIRSVGTGLLASSGLEACSAVSANGRDKTSHYVAPTGDDVAGDGSIESPWATLQRAYSAARAGATILLRGGTYDLTGPSGIHLTGHSGTSKNPITIRNHAAEVVVLNGSGLASARDSFSSPTNAGGYVISLYNVSNIIIRGLDIRNGPMGGVILNGGRSLAEGSHSNIFQDLTIHGNGWNGSEGKGFSLFGYATDNLLVNCDSYFNADLAQTNADGYQISPWSPASTGNALRGCRAWQNSDDGFDLFNVNDNTLPSPVVLSRCWAWRNGFLADGSQGKGEGNGFKLGGQRQAAKGNTSGTSGGHTVTDCYAWSNVLNGFTDNSATIANSVVNCTAYDNCRSTDENGRPSETWTYDFYFPTPAGHVLTGNVAFQPAGREAWVAAENTDRNNSWTQSPPVSSASFVSLADAAATGRRMADGSLPETAFLRLAAGSNLRKTGPGAAPL, encoded by the coding sequence ATGAAGCGCCGCTACGTGCTATCGCGTCGTTCACTTATCCGAAGCGTGGGTACGGGACTACTGGCCTCCAGTGGTTTGGAGGCGTGCTCTGCCGTGAGCGCCAACGGTCGTGACAAGACATCCCACTACGTCGCGCCGACCGGTGACGACGTTGCTGGTGATGGATCGATCGAGTCGCCTTGGGCGACCTTGCAAAGGGCCTATTCGGCCGCGCGGGCCGGTGCCACGATCCTCCTGCGCGGCGGGACCTACGATCTCACCGGCCCGTCCGGCATCCATCTCACCGGCCACTCCGGGACATCCAAAAATCCCATCACGATCCGGAACCACGCCGCCGAAGTCGTCGTCCTGAATGGTTCCGGCCTGGCCTCGGCCAGGGATAGCTTCAGCAGCCCGACCAATGCGGGTGGCTACGTAATATCGCTCTACAACGTGTCCAACATCATCATCAGAGGCCTGGACATCCGCAATGGACCCATGGGGGGCGTCATCCTCAATGGGGGACGCTCGCTCGCTGAAGGGTCGCACAGCAATATTTTTCAGGACCTCACAATCCATGGCAATGGCTGGAATGGATCGGAGGGCAAGGGCTTTTCGCTGTTCGGCTACGCGACCGACAATCTGCTGGTGAATTGCGATAGTTACTTCAACGCCGATCTCGCGCAGACCAACGCGGACGGATATCAGATCAGCCCTTGGAGCCCGGCTTCGACGGGCAACGCCCTGAGAGGCTGCCGTGCCTGGCAGAACTCCGACGACGGCTTCGATCTGTTCAACGTGAACGACAATACCCTGCCCTCGCCCGTCGTGCTGAGCCGCTGTTGGGCGTGGAGGAACGGCTTCCTTGCTGATGGATCGCAGGGCAAGGGCGAAGGGAACGGCTTCAAGCTGGGCGGTCAACGGCAAGCGGCCAAGGGCAACACCAGCGGAACCTCCGGCGGGCATACCGTGACCGACTGCTACGCCTGGAGCAACGTTCTGAACGGCTTCACGGATAATTCCGCGACGATCGCCAACTCGGTCGTAAACTGCACCGCCTACGACAATTGCCGCAGCACGGACGAGAACGGACGCCCGTCGGAGACCTGGACATACGATTTCTACTTTCCGACGCCGGCAGGACACGTGCTGACGGGCAACGTCGCGTTTCAACCGGCTGGCCGAGAGGCGTGGGTTGCGGCCGAGAATACCGACCGAAACAACTCCTGGACGCAATCGCCTCCCGTGTCCTCGGCAAGCTTCGTCTCGCTCGCCGACGCTGCTGCGACGGGTCGACGGATGGCGGACGGATCCTTGCCCGAAACGGCGTTTCTCCGGTTGGCCGCCGGGTCAAACCTGCGGAAGACGGGACCAGGCGCGGCTCCATTGTAG
- a CDS encoding dTDP-glucose pyrophosphorylase encodes MHDSKEKRPVSDDQAPVPEVIAVVPCAGHATRIAPLPCSKELLPVALDRSTAEAPPVKVVSSYLLHKLRTAGIRRAFLILRKGKWDIPDYYGDGAEVGVNLAYLVVRRTYGPPYTIDEAYPFIRGARIAFGFPDILFGPTDAYARGLEALSQSRADLVLGLFRPHDESASDLVDIDSRGRIRKLLIQPHHTRLVWTWIFAVWTPTFTEFMHEYLTVPRTAAQDSGAGLVHELTVGHVIQAAIRAGLQTQSIAFPEHRYLDVGTPQGLVRLASLHGLAEFGVDAPLAAE; translated from the coding sequence GTGCACGATTCGAAGGAAAAAAGACCCGTGTCTGACGATCAAGCACCAGTTCCTGAGGTCATCGCTGTCGTTCCCTGCGCCGGGCACGCCACCCGCATCGCGCCTCTTCCCTGCAGCAAGGAACTGCTTCCGGTCGCCCTCGATCGTTCGACGGCGGAAGCGCCGCCGGTGAAGGTCGTTTCGAGTTACTTGCTTCACAAGCTCCGGACTGCCGGGATCCGCAGAGCTTTTCTTATCCTACGCAAGGGGAAGTGGGACATTCCCGATTACTATGGCGACGGCGCAGAGGTCGGAGTAAACCTCGCCTATCTCGTCGTGCGTCGAACATACGGGCCGCCGTACACAATCGACGAGGCCTATCCGTTCATCCGCGGCGCCCGGATTGCGTTTGGATTCCCAGACATCCTCTTTGGACCCACTGACGCCTACGCCCGGGGCCTCGAGGCATTGTCGCAAAGCCGAGCCGATCTGGTCCTTGGCCTGTTTCGTCCTCATGACGAAAGCGCTTCCGACCTCGTCGATATCGACAGCCGCGGACGCATCCGGAAACTATTGATCCAGCCGCACCACACCCGCCTGGTGTGGACTTGGATCTTTGCCGTCTGGACGCCGACGTTCACCGAGTTCATGCACGAGTATCTGACTGTTCCAAGGACCGCCGCACAGGACAGCGGAGCCGGCCTCGTTCATGAGCTGACGGTCGGACACGTGATCCAGGCAGCTATCCGGGCCGGCCTGCAAACGCAAAGTATCGCGTTCCCGGAGCATCGCTACCTCGACGTCGGCACCCCACAAGGGCTGGTGCGATTGGCGAGCTTGCATGGCCTTGCCGAATTCGGCGTGGATGCGCCTCTCGCGGCCGAATAG
- a CDS encoding glycosyltransferase, translated as MRLAIFVDQVFWLDGSRLSTDESYILFPASFKEFVDEIVFIGRLSPAAGRAPYPLEGGRFSLFAMPFYKNLYQLWRNDPRVYWEIAKAARQQAKTWDALLVCGPHPIGHIIARACIALGVPVLPIVRQNFIEQMSAHRGVKRLAALAAARILEWDFRRIARDRTVFTVGKEMAAEYAPLSGRVHNHFPCLVDSAQFEVFSKMSAGSDPTRLIKVCRLAPEKGHKYLFAALVELNQRGLRCHVDIVGTGPIEQELRAILAKLGITEQVTFHGYVPYGPSLFDLYQKAGALVLSSTTEGFPQVINESLSIGLPTIATRVGGIPSFLTHGETALLVPPRDPSALASAIESFVRDAELRERLRNRGRALMRDNTLEANRDRILEGVREEIARHKA; from the coding sequence ATGAGACTCGCCATCTTCGTTGATCAAGTGTTTTGGCTTGATGGCTCTCGGCTCTCCACCGACGAGTCCTACATCCTGTTTCCCGCCAGCTTCAAAGAGTTCGTCGATGAAATCGTCTTTATCGGCCGGCTCTCGCCAGCCGCCGGGCGAGCTCCTTATCCTCTGGAGGGAGGAAGATTTTCCCTATTCGCCATGCCGTTCTACAAAAATCTCTATCAGCTCTGGCGCAATGACCCCCGTGTATACTGGGAAATAGCGAAAGCTGCCCGCCAGCAAGCAAAGACCTGGGATGCGCTCCTGGTCTGCGGACCCCATCCGATCGGACACATCATCGCCCGGGCATGCATCGCGCTCGGCGTTCCCGTGTTGCCGATCGTGCGCCAGAACTTCATCGAACAGATGAGTGCTCATCGGGGCGTCAAGCGCCTAGCAGCCCTGGCGGCGGCCCGGATCCTGGAATGGGATTTTAGGCGCATCGCTCGCGACCGGACGGTATTCACGGTCGGCAAGGAGATGGCCGCCGAGTATGCCCCGTTGAGCGGCCGGGTTCACAACCACTTCCCGTGTCTGGTGGACAGCGCCCAGTTCGAGGTCTTCTCGAAGATGTCGGCAGGCTCCGATCCCACGCGTCTTATTAAGGTCTGCCGGCTGGCCCCCGAGAAGGGACACAAGTATCTCTTCGCAGCGCTCGTCGAGCTGAACCAGCGCGGTCTGCGGTGTCACGTCGATATCGTCGGCACGGGGCCCATCGAGCAGGAATTGCGAGCGATCCTCGCAAAACTCGGAATAACCGAGCAGGTCACATTTCACGGCTATGTTCCCTATGGCCCGTCCTTGTTCGATTTGTACCAAAAGGCAGGCGCCCTCGTTTTGTCGTCGACAACCGAGGGATTCCCTCAGGTCATCAATGAATCGCTCTCCATTGGGCTTCCGACGATCGCGACCAGAGTGGGAGGGATACCCTCCTTTCTGACGCACGGCGAAACCGCGCTCTTGGTTCCGCCCCGTGATCCATCGGCCCTCGCCAGCGCGATCGAAAGCTTCGTTCGCGATGCCGAATTGCGAGAGCGGCTCAGGAATCGTGGGCGCGCTCTGATGCGCGACAATACGCTCGAAGCCAATCGCGACCGAATCTTGGAGGGCGTCCGTGAGGAAATCGCTCGGCACAAAGCATAG
- a CDS encoding glycosyltransferase, with amino-acid sequence MRKSLGTKHSYRSALQDYPGGIVPARPTVSLVVPTHNEASGLEQLVSDIIAQDYDRIVEIFFVDGCSIDGTYETLFALGGRNRTFRVLRNSKGQTAAGINLAFGQATGDVVIRLDAHARFEPDVVCKSVESLLRTGAAGVGAIARPAESRTLVGRAIVSAHRSPFGIGVAKFRKEGAEGWTDTVWNGCYWRHVVDRVGPLREDLHRAEDNDFNARVRGLGYGLYLSPDIRALYQPRHTLGGLWRQYFANGVGVARAALNSSGAVTMRHFAPLGLVLLVGLPALLSLVSPPALLVAETALLGYGAVLLLSVLIAGRKEPARHLALLPAVLATLHLSYGLGTSWGFVRGAFDRMSPGKGTRIPAGQSRERAGL; translated from the coding sequence GTGAGGAAATCGCTCGGCACAAAGCATAGCTATCGGTCAGCCCTCCAGGACTATCCCGGCGGGATCGTTCCGGCCCGCCCGACGGTTAGCCTGGTGGTTCCGACCCACAATGAAGCCTCGGGGCTGGAGCAACTCGTCAGCGACATCATCGCCCAGGATTACGATCGGATCGTCGAGATCTTCTTCGTCGATGGTTGCTCGATAGACGGAACGTACGAGACCTTGTTCGCCCTGGGCGGTCGGAATCGGACGTTCCGCGTCTTGCGCAATAGTAAGGGGCAGACTGCAGCGGGCATCAATCTGGCCTTCGGCCAGGCGACCGGCGATGTGGTGATACGCCTCGACGCTCATGCCCGCTTCGAGCCTGACGTGGTTTGCAAGAGCGTGGAAAGCCTCTTGCGAACGGGGGCTGCGGGCGTGGGCGCGATCGCGCGTCCGGCCGAGAGTCGGACGCTCGTCGGTCGCGCCATCGTGAGTGCGCATAGAAGCCCGTTCGGGATCGGGGTTGCGAAGTTTCGCAAGGAGGGGGCCGAGGGCTGGACGGATACGGTCTGGAACGGTTGTTATTGGAGGCACGTCGTCGATCGGGTCGGGCCTCTGCGCGAAGATCTTCACCGGGCCGAAGACAATGATTTCAACGCCCGTGTTCGCGGCCTCGGCTACGGGCTCTATCTGTCTCCCGACATTCGCGCCCTCTATCAGCCACGGCATACGTTAGGGGGCTTGTGGCGACAGTATTTCGCCAATGGCGTGGGGGTCGCGCGGGCAGCCCTCAACAGCTCGGGAGCGGTGACGATGCGACACTTCGCGCCGCTCGGTCTGGTCCTGCTTGTGGGCCTGCCGGCATTGCTTTCGTTGGTTTCTCCGCCGGCGCTGCTCGTCGCAGAGACAGCCCTGCTCGGCTACGGGGCCGTCCTGCTCCTGTCCGTGCTGATTGCAGGGCGCAAAGAGCCGGCCCGTCACCTCGCGCTCCTTCCAGCGGTGCTGGCGACGCTCCATCTCAGCTATGGATTGGGGACGAGCTGGGGGTTCGTTCGGGGCGCGTTCGACCGAATGAGCCCGGGCAAGGGCACCCGCATCCCTGCAGGACAATCGCGTGAACGAGCGGGTCTGTAG
- a CDS encoding glycosyltransferase family 4 protein: MPEATIASRAPASRATAMRNSSASAETEGEFKSTDRRIRWCFYSPGHRSVRVLGGDTRMSGGAEAQVAHLAAAMARLGHEVSLIYGDGEGRSPPTTIAGVLCLDAAPSWRRPSSTARLWRALKAVSPTVLYARLPDDFLWMVGLMSRLRSQTRFVYALAHDDHCKPWSTYRHRPWLHNPLYALGLHNADAIAIQHEGQRTRLSHRLRGRTFPVPNLLRSFASRPRPLEDAQIDALWVAQIRPEKRIDRFLDLAASCPDLRFSVVGGLDPTLPSATRSDLERKMCSLSNVDFLGPRQATEIIALLEGSKVLVNTSDAEGFPNTMLEAWSVGVPVLSFSVDPGHVIETQGLGRVSRTAAGLLSDLHVLTKNGILNREMGERALDYVRRRHNAPTVCDMLESAALGRPVSVPLDGAAHLQDAMP, translated from the coding sequence ATGCCCGAAGCCACGATTGCGTCCAGAGCTCCGGCCAGCCGAGCGACCGCCATGCGCAACTCCTCTGCGTCCGCGGAAACCGAGGGCGAATTCAAGTCCACCGATCGACGGATACGATGGTGCTTCTATTCGCCCGGCCACCGCTCCGTGAGAGTGTTAGGCGGCGATACGCGCATGTCGGGCGGCGCGGAGGCGCAAGTGGCTCATCTCGCGGCCGCCATGGCGCGGCTCGGACACGAGGTGAGCCTGATCTATGGCGATGGAGAGGGGCGCTCGCCGCCAACGACCATTGCAGGCGTTCTCTGTCTCGACGCCGCGCCCTCATGGCGCAGGCCTTCGAGCACGGCCCGGCTGTGGCGGGCATTGAAGGCCGTTTCGCCAACCGTTCTCTATGCGCGCCTGCCCGACGACTTTCTCTGGATGGTTGGGCTGATGAGCCGGCTCCGCAGCCAAACGCGCTTCGTGTACGCCCTCGCGCATGACGATCACTGCAAGCCCTGGTCCACCTACAGGCATCGACCTTGGCTTCATAATCCACTCTATGCGCTCGGGCTGCACAACGCGGATGCGATCGCGATCCAGCATGAGGGGCAACGGACCCGGCTGTCGCATCGGCTACGAGGGCGAACCTTCCCTGTGCCGAACCTCCTGAGGTCGTTCGCTTCCCGGCCTCGACCCCTGGAGGACGCCCAGATCGACGCCCTCTGGGTTGCGCAGATCCGCCCCGAGAAGCGCATCGATCGGTTCCTCGACCTCGCCGCATCGTGCCCGGATCTCCGTTTCAGCGTCGTTGGCGGCCTGGATCCGACCTTGCCCAGCGCGACGCGGTCGGATCTCGAACGCAAGATGTGCTCGCTGAGCAACGTCGACTTCCTGGGCCCGAGGCAAGCCACTGAAATCATTGCGCTCCTCGAGGGCAGCAAGGTTCTGGTCAATACGTCCGACGCAGAAGGCTTTCCCAACACGATGCTGGAGGCTTGGAGCGTCGGCGTTCCGGTTTTGTCTTTCTCGGTTGACCCCGGACACGTGATCGAAACGCAGGGGTTGGGACGGGTCAGCAGGACGGCCGCGGGTTTGCTGAGCGATCTGCACGTGCTCACGAAGAACGGCATCCTGAACCGCGAAATGGGCGAACGCGCACTGGATTATGTGCGGCGCCGCCACAACGCGCCGACGGTCTGCGATATGCTGGAATCGGCAGCTCTAGGCCGGCCGGTGAGCGTCCCCCTCGACGGAGCCGCTCATTTGCAGGACGCAATGCCATGA
- a CDS encoding class I SAM-dependent methyltransferase — translation MSGNEELDAIRQRYARRKDGTRYEMSQPAMRLLLKERRCAMQDLLRSGGWSDLSNRRAAEIGCGEGNVLAELLQLGFSPEHLTGIDLLPQHVEQARRKLPPAVKLSAGDGRAAAIEEASQDLVLQFTVFSSILDDQFQQELAAIMWSWLKPGGAVLWYDFAFNNPRNPDVRGVPLKRIQRVFPSARISSRRVTLAPPLARLLCRLSPLLYPIFNSQPLLRTHLMAWIEKPLSPGRS, via the coding sequence ATGTCCGGAAACGAGGAGCTCGACGCGATCAGGCAGCGCTACGCCCGCCGCAAAGACGGGACGCGCTACGAAATGAGCCAGCCCGCAATGAGGCTGTTGCTCAAGGAGCGCCGCTGCGCGATGCAGGACCTGCTGCGATCCGGAGGCTGGAGCGATCTGAGCAACCGGCGCGCCGCCGAGATCGGTTGCGGGGAAGGAAACGTCCTCGCCGAATTGCTCCAGCTCGGCTTCTCGCCGGAACACCTCACCGGGATTGACCTTCTGCCGCAGCATGTCGAGCAGGCCCGCCGAAAACTCCCTCCCGCGGTCAAACTCTCCGCCGGCGATGGACGAGCAGCCGCGATCGAGGAAGCCAGCCAGGATCTGGTGCTGCAGTTCACGGTGTTCTCCTCGATTCTCGATGATCAGTTCCAGCAGGAACTTGCCGCGATAATGTGGAGCTGGCTCAAGCCTGGGGGCGCCGTTCTCTGGTACGATTTCGCGTTCAACAACCCTCGCAATCCTGACGTACGAGGCGTTCCGCTGAAGCGAATTCAACGGGTCTTCCCGTCGGCTCGCATTAGCTCCCGGCGCGTCACGCTGGCGCCGCCACTTGCGCGTCTGCTGTGCCGGCTCAGCCCCTTGCTCTACCCAATCTTCAACAGCCAGCCGCTGCTGCGAACACATCTCATGGCGTGGATCGAGAAGCCGCTGTCGCCTGGCAGAAGTTAA